TCACGCGGCAGCCACGGCGCGCGAAGGACTTGCGGTGAGCTGCTCGGCACACGCGGCAACCCTGCTTCCCCTGGAGAAGATCAGGCGTCGCGTCGAAGGACCGATAGACGACGGCTGGTTCGTTCCGACGCGGCTCCTCGATGCCCGCTGGCTGCAGACCGCGGAAGGACGATCGATGTGCACTGGTTTCGTTCTCGGCGCGGACCGCCGTCAGGCTCTGGCGCGCAGCGAGGCGCTGAAGACGCTGCTGGGAGCTTGAGCGCGCGAAGAACGCCGGAAGGCGCCATTCCGCGCGAGCAGGATGCAGCACCGCATTTTTCCGAACAACCGGGAACGCCGCGCGACCGCTGCGTTTGCAACGGCCGCGTGGGTGAAACCGCTCAAACCCGCATCTTGCGCACTATTTCCCGAACGGCGCCGGCCGCGGAGTCTTGTCGGTCGACGGCGGAAGCACCGGCAACTGGAAGCTCGGTTGATCGCCGGTGAGCGTCTTCAGGAACGCAACGATCTCAGCATTCTCCTGTGGCGTGAATTTCTTCCCGAGTTGCAGCCGCCCCATCGTGTCGACCGCTTCCGGGAGGGTGTTCGCGGCACCGTCGTGGAAGTAGGGATAGGTCATCTCGACGTTGCGCAGCGTCGGCACTTTGAAGTTGAAGCGGTCACCATCCTTGCCGGTGACGGCACTGCGACCTTCCGCCGTGCTCTTGGCCTTGTAGGGCTCGACGATCCCCATCTTCTGGAAGGAGCTGCCGCCCACCGCCGGACCGTTGTGACAGGCGATGCAGCCGCTTTCCTTGAAGAGCTTGTAGCCCGCCAGTTCTTCCGGCGTGAGTGCGTCCTTCCTGCCGAGCAGCCACTGGTCGAAGCGCGAGTTCGGCGTGACCAGCGTCTTCTCGAATTCGGCGATCGCTGCCGTCACCTCGTCGATGGTGACCTTGTCGGTGCCGAAGACCTGCTTGAATTCCCGCTGATAGCCGGGAATGGATTCCAGCACGTTGATCGCCAGGGTATGACTGAACGCCATCTCACCCGGGTTCGCGATCGGGCCGCCGGCTTGTGCCTTGAGGTCTGCCGCGCGGCCATCCCAGAACTGTGCGACGTTCAGGCTGGAGTTGAGCACGGTCGGCGCATTGATCGGACCCTGCTGCCACTTGTCCCCGATGGAGGTCGGGATGTTATCGGTGCCTCCCATCGAGAGGTTGTGACAGGAGTTGCAGGAGATGAACCCTGATTTCGACAGGCGTGGATCGAAATAGAGCTTCTTGCCGAGTTCTGCCATCCCGAGGTTGATCTGCTTCGGTGGCGTGATCGGCTGGATCGGTTCGTCAGCTGCGGCAGCGAAGTTGCACCACGCGGCGGCCAGCAGTGCGATGAGGACAAGGATTCTCACTCTTACACCCCCTGCTTATAGGTTGATTATGTTCTTGAAACATACCACTCCGCTATGCGGCGGGCTTGACGCAGATCAACGACTCGATTGGCCGTCAGGGGATAGGCGGAACGGCCGTATTTCCGCTCCGAGCTGCGACGTTTCGGGGCACGGAAGCGGCATCGAAGCAGCGTACCGTCCTGTCTCCTTCCGTGATATCGGTGTCGCACTTCCGATCAACCGAAACCTCCGGACACGCGTTAGGGCATAGCAGCAACCAAGAAGGAGATGTCACATGTTCGCGAGCAAGCGGGTCGCAGCGATGGTCATTGCACCTTGCCTCATGGCCGCCACGGCGACACCGGCGCATGCCAACGGTTACGGTTACGGATGGGGAGCATTCGCCGCCGGCACGGTGGCGGGACTGGCTGTAGGAGCTGCGATGGCACCGCGACCGGTCTACGCCTACCCGGCTCCGGTGGTCGTTCCCGGACCGGTGGTGGCCTATCCGCCGCCCCCCGTGGTTCGCTATGGGCCGCCGATGGCGGTATACGGCCCGCCAGTGGTTGTCGTGCCGCCACCCCCGCGCGTCATCTATGCGCCTCCCCCTGCTGTGGTCGTCTATCCCGGCTACAGAGCCTGGTAAGGCTGCGGGACTCGTCTCTCACTGACCATCCGCGGGTGGCGGACCCACGGTGCGCTTGTTGCCCTCGGCATCGATTGCCACGTACGTCAGCAGCGCGTCGGCGACCTTCACCACGCGCCTGAGATCCGCCCAGGGCTGGCTGTAGACGCCGACGCCGACGGTGACCGAGGTGGTCCCGGTGCGCGTCACATGGGCGTAGAAGCTCACCAGGTCGCCGACGGCCACCGACTGCTTGATGACGAACGAATTGACGGCGACGGTCGCCACGCGCCCGTGGGCGCGACGCATCGCCGCGATGCCTCCGGCCATGTCCACGTGGGACATGATCCAGCCGCCGAAGATATCCCCGTTCGGATTCGCATCCGCCGGCATGGCGACGACGCGAAGCTCCGCATGTCGCCGCGCGGGCAATCCGATGGAATCGAGCTCTTCCGGACTCGTCGGCGCGTCGTAATCGTGTGGGGGCATGTCGATGTTCCCTGGTCAGTAGTTCGCGCCGCCTCTCATGCGGGTGTTGCGCGATTACCTGCGCTCGGCACGCAGGCGCGCTCACCCGTTACGCGGCCTGTGACCGCGCGGCTTCGAGGATAGTCCAAAGGCAGCCTTTCGGGCTTGCCGCCTGAATTTCCGCCAGCACGCGCTCGTGCTCGGCAAGTTCGTCGGCGGTTGGAATCACGACGAGAATGGCGGGACGGGCGTCTCCCCCGTTAAGTCCTGCATCCCATGCAGGCGCTTCCTCCAGCTCCATCGCGAGACTCTCCTGCCCACGAGTCATCGCGAGGTACACCTCGGCGAGCAGGCGCGCGTCGAGCAGCGCACCGTGCAGCGTTCGCGCGGAGTTGTCCACCTGGTAACGCTCGCACAGCGCGTCCAGACCGTTGCGCTTGCCCGGATGCAGGTTCTTGGCAAGCTGCAGGGTGTCCGTGACGGTCGCGCAGCAGGTTTGGATCGACTCGCGTCCCACGCTCGCGAGCTCGGCGTTCAAGAAGGCGAGGTCGAAGGGCGCGTTGTGGATGACGAGCTCCGCGCCCTGCAGAAACTCGAGCAGCTCGTCTACGACGTCGCGAAACTTTGGCTTGTCCTGCAGGAATTCTGCGGTGATGCCATGCACCTGCAAGGCGCCAGCGTCACTCTCGCGCTCCGGATTCAGGTAGTGGTGAAACCGGTTGTCCGTGACCTGGCGGCCGACCACTTCCACCGCCGCAACCTCGATGATGCGGTGGCCGAGAGCGGGATCCAGGCCGGTGGTTTCAGTGTCGAGGATGACTTGTCGCATGGATGGCAGACTCTAGACGGTCGCAGATGCCGATCCCCGGGGCATGGCAGAATTAGCGGGTGCCTGCCGGCACGCCCTTGTTGGCGAGCGCGTCCGCCCGTTCGTTGCCGTCGTGACCCGCATGCCCCTTCACCCAGATCCACTGCACGTCGTGCCGGGCCGCGAGTTCATCCAGCCGGCGCCACAGGTCCGTGTTCTTGACCGGCTTGCCGTCGGCAGTGCGCCAGCCGCGCCGCTTCCAGTTTGCGATCCACGCGCTGATGCCCTGCTGGACGTAGCGTGAATCCGTGTGCAGTCGCACCCGGCAAGGCCGATTCAGCGCGGACAGGGCTTCGATGACGGCGACGAGTTCCATGCGGTTGTTCGTCGTGACGGGCTCTCCTCCGCACAGCTCCCGCTCCTTGCCCTCGAACCGCAGCAGCGCACCCCATCCCCCCGGTCCGGGATTCCCCTTGCACGCGCCGTCGGTGTAGACGTCGACGAAGTCTCCGGCGGTCACTCTTGTTCTTTGGCGACAAGGCGCAACCGCCCTCTCGCCACCTGCTGCGTCGCCGAGGCCAACGCCTCGTTGGGAAGAAGTCGTTCGTTCCACTTCGGCGTGATGACGCGCATGCCCGGCACGCGCTTGACCGCGTCGAGGAAGTAAACCCCGCCGGCGATCGGCCACCAGCGGTCGCCCGCGGCCTCCAAGAAACGAAAGCGATTGAGCCACTGCTCACGGCCGAAAGGCGGTGCGTAACAGCTCATGCAGCCGCCCACGACCTCGAAGCCCAGCAGGGCGAGCCAGTCCTTGAGCCGCGGCAGGGTGATGAAGCGTCCGCACCAGGGATATTGGTCACTGCGTTTGAGCGCGCGCCGCAAGCCCCACAGGCTCCGGGGGTTGAATCCGGTGACGATCAGATGTCCCTCCGGCACGAGCACGCGCTGCACCTCACGCAGTATCTGGTGCGGGTGCACCGCGAACTCCAGCACATGCGGAAGCAGGCAGACGTC
The Betaproteobacteria bacterium DNA segment above includes these coding regions:
- a CDS encoding cytochrome-c peroxidase — encoded protein: MAELGKKLYFDPRLSKSGFISCNSCHNLSMGGTDNIPTSIGDKWQQGPINAPTVLNSSLNVAQFWDGRAADLKAQAGGPIANPGEMAFSHTLAINVLESIPGYQREFKQVFGTDKVTIDEVTAAIAEFEKTLVTPNSRFDQWLLGRKDALTPEELAGYKLFKESGCIACHNGPAVGGSSFQKMGIVEPYKAKSTAEGRSAVTGKDGDRFNFKVPTLRNVEMTYPYFHDGAANTLPEAVDTMGRLQLGKKFTPQENAEIVAFLKTLTGDQPSFQLPVLPPSTDKTPRPAPFGK
- a CDS encoding acyl-CoA thioesterase gives rise to the protein MPPHDYDAPTSPEELDSIGLPARRHAELRVVAMPADANPNGDIFGGWIMSHVDMAGGIAAMRRAHGRVATVAVNSFVIKQSVAVGDLVSFYAHVTRTGTTSVTVGVGVYSQPWADLRRVVKVADALLTYVAIDAEGNKRTVGPPPADGQ
- the rnhA gene encoding ribonuclease HI; this encodes MTAGDFVDVYTDGACKGNPGPGGWGALLRFEGKERELCGGEPVTTNNRMELVAVIEALSALNRPCRVRLHTDSRYVQQGISAWIANWKRRGWRTADGKPVKNTDLWRRLDELAARHDVQWIWVKGHAGHDGNERADALANKGVPAGTR
- a CDS encoding methyltransferase domain-containing protein translates to MQNPPLSLLDWLASPLGEYLLEREFAYLDGVVADLFGYNAVQIGLPEHDFLRASRIPLRCRAGASGPVQLQCDPAYLPIAANSVDVCLLPHVLEFAVHPHQILREVQRVLVPEGHLIVTGFNPRSLWGLRRALKRSDQYPWCGRFITLPRLKDWLALLGFEVVGGCMSCYAPPFGREQWLNRFRFLEAAGDRWWPIAGGVYFLDAVKRVPGMRVITPKWNERLLPNEALASATQQVARGRLRLVAKEQE
- the dnaQ gene encoding DNA polymerase III subunit epsilon, with the translated sequence MRQVILDTETTGLDPALGHRIIEVAAVEVVGRQVTDNRFHHYLNPERESDAGALQVHGITAEFLQDKPKFRDVVDELLEFLQGAELVIHNAPFDLAFLNAELASVGRESIQTCCATVTDTLQLAKNLHPGKRNGLDALCERYQVDNSARTLHGALLDARLLAEVYLAMTRGQESLAMELEEAPAWDAGLNGGDARPAILVVIPTADELAEHERVLAEIQAASPKGCLWTILEAARSQAA